A single window of Usitatibacter rugosus DNA harbors:
- a CDS encoding GxxExxY protein, with the protein MTETILAGAIEVHRFLGPGLLESAYRACLVRELELRGLEVQQEVAVPICFKGIQLECSYRADLVVANAVVLELKAVDHLLPIHEAQLLTHLKLLDYRVGLLLNFNAAYLRQGIKKLVN; encoded by the coding sequence ATGACCGAGACGATCCTCGCGGGTGCGATCGAGGTGCACCGATTCCTCGGTCCCGGATTGCTGGAAAGCGCTTATCGGGCTTGCCTCGTTCGAGAGCTGGAGTTGCGGGGATTGGAGGTCCAGCAGGAGGTCGCCGTGCCCATCTGTTTCAAGGGCATACAACTCGAATGCTCGTATCGGGCGGATCTCGTCGTCGCGAATGCCGTTGTCCTCGAGCTCAAGGCCGTTGACCATCTCCTGCCCATCCACGAGGCCCAGCTCCTGACCCATCTAAAGCTACTCGACTATCGCGTCGGACTCCTGCTCAACTTCAACGCTGCGTACCTTCGCCAAGGCATCAAAAAACTCGTCAACTGA
- a CDS encoding (2Fe-2S)-binding protein, with amino-acid sequence MPTTINLNGKAVSVDASPDTPMLWVLRDHLGMTGTKFGCGASLCGACTVHVDGVPARSCVTPMSAVAGKKVTTIEGVSGKVATAVQAAWDKVQVPQCGYCQSGQVMAATALLTKTPNPTDAQIDEAMSGNICRCGTYGRVRTAIKDASKSLGGKA; translated from the coding sequence ATGCCCACGACAATAAATCTGAACGGCAAAGCGGTTTCGGTGGACGCTTCGCCGGACACGCCCATGCTCTGGGTCCTTCGGGACCATCTCGGAATGACCGGTACCAAGTTCGGCTGCGGCGCGTCGCTGTGCGGCGCTTGCACCGTGCACGTCGACGGCGTTCCCGCCCGCTCGTGCGTGACGCCAATGTCCGCAGTGGCCGGGAAAAAGGTAACAACCATCGAGGGCGTCAGCGGCAAGGTGGCGACCGCCGTGCAGGCCGCGTGGGACAAGGTGCAGGTTCCGCAGTGCGGCTACTGCCAGTCCGGCCAGGTGATGGCCGCCACGGCGCTCCTCACCAAGACGCCGAACCCCACCGACGCGCAGATCGACGAGGCGATGAGCGGCAACATCTGTCGCTGCGGCACGTATGGCCGCGTTCGCACCGCCATCAAGGACGCCTCGAAATCACTGGGAGGAAAAGCATGA
- a CDS encoding xanthine dehydrogenase family protein molybdopterin-binding subunit yields the protein MSALPVTRREFLKVSAVAGGGLMIGINLGASSTAEAAATAAGFENAWIKITPDDKITFICHRNEMGQDVHTSLAMMLADELGVDPRKVTIVQAGSNPKLYINKLLGGQITGGSTSIRDAWEPVRMAGASARTMLVGAAATEWKVPVTEVKTENGMVVHGTKKISYGKLATAAAKQPVPGSVAMHSKSQMTVIGTNVPRLDGADKARGKTVFGIDVKQPGMLYAAMQHSPVIGGKAVSVDSAAAEKMKGVKKVVNIGDGVAVIADHYWSARQAADALKVTWDDGPSAKVSTASVWATLEKAKDRPGFVAGKKGDVTGPLASGAIEATYSCQMLSHATLEPQNCTARVTKDGIDVWAPTQFPQGAEGTAAAVSGMKAEQIRIHPQFIGGGFGRKLENDFIAQAVLIAKAMPGVPVKLTWTRPEDMSHDFYRPPSLHVMKAAVKDGKVVAFASKMISPSVTARAFPSVVKDGNDPFMTEGLVNFTYDIPNVELRSVIEEVGVRVGYWRSVSNALNAFATEGFMDELAQSAKQDPLAFRLAMLNGMPAQKAALQKAAELSGYTATPAKGRAFGVASMECYDTHCAMIAEVSDQGGKVKLEKITVVADAGLIVHPDQAVAQLEGGIVTGLISTLRSKITLKDGRVEQSNFHDFQLPRMTDVPPIQVAFVGNRDKPGGLGEVGVPLVAPCVANAVFNLTGKRIRALPLEDGGVTFA from the coding sequence ATGAGCGCGCTCCCCGTTACCCGTCGTGAATTCCTGAAGGTCTCTGCCGTCGCCGGCGGTGGGCTGATGATCGGCATCAACCTCGGCGCGAGTTCCACCGCCGAAGCCGCCGCCACTGCCGCCGGATTCGAGAACGCGTGGATCAAGATCACGCCCGACGACAAGATCACCTTCATCTGCCACCGCAACGAGATGGGCCAGGACGTGCACACCTCGCTCGCGATGATGCTGGCCGACGAGCTGGGCGTCGATCCGCGCAAGGTCACGATCGTGCAGGCCGGCTCGAACCCGAAGCTCTACATCAACAAGCTGCTGGGCGGCCAGATCACCGGCGGCAGCACGAGCATCCGCGATGCGTGGGAACCGGTGCGCATGGCCGGTGCCAGCGCGCGCACGATGCTGGTCGGCGCCGCGGCCACGGAGTGGAAGGTGCCCGTGACCGAGGTCAAGACCGAGAACGGCATGGTCGTGCACGGCACGAAGAAGATTTCGTACGGCAAGCTCGCCACCGCGGCCGCCAAGCAGCCGGTGCCGGGTAGCGTCGCCATGCATTCGAAGTCGCAGATGACCGTGATCGGCACCAACGTCCCCCGCCTCGACGGCGCGGACAAGGCGCGCGGCAAGACGGTCTTCGGCATCGACGTGAAGCAGCCCGGCATGCTCTATGCCGCGATGCAGCACTCGCCCGTGATCGGCGGCAAGGCCGTCTCCGTGGACAGCGCCGCCGCCGAGAAGATGAAGGGCGTGAAGAAGGTCGTGAACATCGGCGACGGCGTGGCCGTGATCGCCGACCATTACTGGAGCGCACGCCAGGCCGCCGACGCGTTGAAAGTCACGTGGGACGACGGCCCGAGCGCCAAGGTGAGCACCGCTTCCGTATGGGCGACGCTCGAGAAGGCCAAGGACCGGCCTGGTTTCGTCGCCGGCAAGAAGGGTGACGTGACGGGCCCGTTGGCCAGCGGCGCGATCGAGGCGACGTACTCCTGCCAGATGCTGTCGCACGCCACGCTCGAGCCGCAGAACTGCACCGCGCGCGTGACCAAGGACGGCATCGATGTCTGGGCGCCGACGCAGTTTCCGCAGGGCGCGGAAGGCACGGCCGCGGCGGTCTCGGGCATGAAGGCCGAGCAGATCCGCATTCATCCCCAGTTCATCGGCGGCGGCTTCGGGCGCAAGCTCGAGAACGACTTCATCGCGCAGGCGGTGTTGATCGCGAAGGCGATGCCCGGCGTGCCGGTGAAGCTCACGTGGACGCGCCCCGAGGACATGAGCCACGACTTCTACCGTCCGCCCAGCCTGCACGTGATGAAGGCCGCGGTGAAGGACGGCAAGGTCGTCGCCTTCGCTTCCAAGATGATCTCGCCCTCGGTCACGGCGCGGGCGTTCCCGTCCGTCGTGAAGGACGGCAACGATCCCTTCATGACGGAGGGCCTGGTCAACTTCACCTACGACATCCCGAACGTGGAGCTGCGCTCGGTAATCGAGGAGGTGGGTGTCCGCGTCGGCTACTGGCGCTCGGTCAGCAACGCGCTGAACGCCTTCGCCACCGAGGGCTTCATGGACGAACTGGCGCAATCGGCGAAGCAGGATCCACTCGCCTTCCGCCTCGCGATGCTGAACGGCATGCCGGCGCAGAAGGCCGCGCTGCAGAAGGCCGCGGAGCTCTCGGGCTACACGGCCACGCCCGCCAAGGGCCGGGCCTTCGGCGTCGCGTCGATGGAGTGCTACGACACGCACTGCGCGATGATCGCGGAGGTCTCCGACCAGGGCGGCAAGGTGAAGCTGGAGAAGATCACCGTCGTCGCCGACGCGGGCCTCATCGTCCACCCGGACCAGGCGGTGGCCCAGCTCGAAGGCGGCATCGTGACCGGCCTCATCTCGACGCTGCGCAGCAAGATCACGCTCAAGGACGGCCGCGTGGAGCAGAGCAACTTCCACGACTTCCAGCTTCCGCGCATGACCGACGTGCCGCCGATTCAAGTGGCCTTCGTCGGCAATCGCGACAAGCCGGGCGGCCTGGGCGAAGTGGGCGTGCCGCTCGTGGCGCCGTGCGTGGCCAATGCGGTGTTCAACCTCACCGGGAAGCGCATCCGTGCGCTGCCGCTCGAGGATGGAGGTGTCACCTTCGCGTAG
- a CDS encoding alpha/beta hydrolase — MRKLLTLLASLLVAGCATTPPHVMPTPAMFKDPRLDFTKADSPALRSTRLPVFYATTRAAARPGTEGHYVNSPGEGTTLGVANVRLGEPGWTWDDLIASDISSSVDKIRIGAVESVQEIATLKGGAEPDEGERRFIAAIDAQIARSNNKEVVMYLHGYRVEFDEVAVQMGSFAHFLGHSAMVTFQWPTGMMFWNYVTDCPRAERYIPDIERTIALLAHTKATKINLLAYSCGSPLMAAALAKLRARHPGENRDQLQKRYRIGNVIFAASDVDLKTFASEYVPPASDLSQQLIIYASRNDRALGFSTLIAGASRLGRPDINDLSTEEIERLAGEKGLQFIDISDVRGAHEMGGMKGHGYWYANDWISTDITLSLRHPVPPEKRCLVPKGKQKKVWVMRDDYPKCVADEFLVAFPALRRTP, encoded by the coding sequence ATGCGAAAACTCCTTACCCTCCTCGCGTCCCTTCTCGTCGCCGGCTGCGCGACAACTCCGCCGCACGTGATGCCCACGCCGGCCATGTTCAAGGATCCCCGCCTGGACTTCACCAAGGCGGATTCCCCGGCCCTGCGCTCCACGCGCCTTCCCGTCTTCTACGCCACCACGCGCGCCGCGGCCCGTCCGGGCACGGAAGGCCACTACGTGAACTCGCCGGGCGAGGGCACGACCCTCGGCGTGGCGAACGTGCGCCTCGGCGAACCCGGCTGGACGTGGGACGACCTCATCGCCTCGGACATCTCCAGCAGCGTCGACAAGATCCGCATCGGCGCGGTGGAAAGCGTGCAGGAGATCGCGACCTTGAAGGGCGGCGCGGAGCCGGACGAGGGCGAACGCCGCTTCATCGCCGCCATCGACGCGCAGATCGCCCGCTCCAACAACAAGGAAGTCGTGATGTACCTGCACGGCTACCGCGTCGAGTTCGACGAGGTCGCGGTGCAGATGGGCTCGTTCGCGCACTTCCTCGGCCACAGCGCGATGGTCACGTTCCAGTGGCCCACCGGCATGATGTTCTGGAACTACGTGACCGACTGCCCGCGAGCCGAGCGCTACATCCCGGACATCGAGCGCACGATCGCGCTGCTCGCCCACACGAAGGCCACCAAGATCAACCTCCTCGCGTACAGCTGCGGCTCGCCGCTGATGGCCGCCGCGCTCGCGAAGCTGCGGGCTCGCCACCCCGGGGAAAATCGCGACCAGCTGCAGAAACGCTATCGCATCGGCAACGTCATCTTCGCGGCCTCGGACGTGGACCTGAAGACCTTCGCGAGCGAATACGTGCCGCCGGCGTCCGATCTCTCCCAGCAGCTCATCATCTACGCGTCGCGCAACGACCGCGCGCTCGGGTTCTCGACGCTCATCGCCGGCGCCTCGCGTCTCGGACGGCCCGACATCAACGACCTGTCCACGGAGGAGATCGAGCGCCTGGCCGGGGAGAAGGGCCTGCAGTTCATCGACATCTCCGACGTGCGGGGCGCCCACGAGATGGGCGGCATGAAGGGCCACGGCTACTGGTACGCGAACGACTGGATCTCGACGGACATCACGCTGTCGTTGCGCCACCCCGTACCGCCCGAGAAGCGCTGCCTCGTGCCCAAGGGGAAGCAGAAGAAGGTGTGGGTGATGAGGGACGACTATCCGAAGTGCGTGGCCGACGAATTCCTCGTGGCCTTCCCGGCCCTGCGCCGAACGCCCTAG
- a CDS encoding Csu type fimbrial protein, with protein sequence MRLKTLAGTPFAALALLAFAPSALAAADCSIFSSTLNFGNYDVLDATPTDSTTNILIICTRDPPPNTETVSYTLTLSVGGGTYANRTMNNGANTIRYNLYTSPAMTPATIWGNGTGGTSVVATSLQPLNAQNTVRLAFHTIYGRIPARQDVRVGTYTGSVVLTMNY encoded by the coding sequence ATGAGACTGAAGACCCTCGCCGGAACCCCGTTCGCCGCGCTCGCGCTCCTGGCGTTCGCGCCCTCCGCGCTGGCCGCGGCCGATTGCTCGATCTTCTCGTCGACGCTGAACTTCGGGAACTACGACGTCCTCGATGCCACGCCGACCGACTCGACGACCAATATCCTCATCATCTGCACCCGCGACCCGCCGCCGAATACCGAGACGGTGTCCTACACGCTGACGCTTTCGGTCGGCGGCGGCACCTACGCGAACCGCACGATGAACAACGGCGCCAATACCATCCGCTACAACCTCTACACGTCCCCGGCGATGACCCCGGCCACGATCTGGGGGAACGGAACCGGGGGCACCTCGGTCGTGGCGACCTCGCTCCAGCCGCTCAATGCGCAGAACACCGTCCGGCTCGCGTTCCACACCATCTACGGGCGGATTCCCGCGCGGCAGGACGTACGGGTGGGGACCTACACCGGGAGCGTCGTCCTCACGATGAATTACTAG